One window from the genome of Pungitius pungitius chromosome 14, fPunPun2.1, whole genome shotgun sequence encodes:
- the chmp3 gene encoding charged multivesicular body protein 3 encodes MGLFGKTSDRSPKEMVTEWSQKIRKEMRVIDRQIRDIQREEEKVKRSIKDAAKRGQRDVCVVLAKEMIQSKRAVTKLYASKAQMNSVQLSMKNQLALVRVAGSLQKSTEVMKAMQNLVKIPEIQATMRELSKEMMKAGIIEEMLEDTFESMEDGEEMEEAAEEEVDKILFDITAGALGKAPSKVTDALPEIQPAAAAAASEDESEEDIEAMQSRLAALRS; translated from the exons ATGGGACTGTTCGGCAAAACATCAGATAGATCCCCAAAAGAGATG GTGACTGAGTGGTCTCAAAAAATCAGAAAGGAAATGAGAGTGATTGACAGACAAATTCGAG ATATtcaaagggaagaagaaaaggtgAAAAGATCCATCAAAGATGCTGCCAAAAGGGGCCAGAGGGACGTGTGTGTGGTCCTTGCAAAGGAGATGATCCAATCAAAACGAGCTGTCACAAAACTGTACGCTTCCAAAGCCCAAATGAACTCTGTGCAGCTCAGCATGAAGAATCAGCTTG CTTTAGTCCGCGTCGCTGGGTCCCTGCAGAAGAGCACAGAGGTGATGAAAGCCATGCAGAACCTTGTCAAAATCCCAGAAATCCAGGCTACCATGAGGGAACTATCAAAGGAGATGATGAAG GCTGGTATCATTGAGGAAATGCTAGAAGACACATTTGAGAGCATGGAAGacggagaggagatggaggaggcggcAGAAGAGGAAGTTGACAAAATCCTCTTTGACATCACAGCAG GTGCCCTTGGCAAAGCGCCAAGCAAAGTCACAGACGCCCTGCCTGAAATACAGCCCGCTGCAGCGGCTGCAGCTTCAGAGGACGAGTCAGAAGAGGACATTGAAGCAATGCAGTCAAGATTGGCAGCTCTGAGGAGCTAA